From a region of the Acidobacteriota bacterium genome:
- a CDS encoding isocitrate/isopropylmalate dehydrogenase family protein: MRITLIPGDGIGPEVTRAVVKVLAAAGFSPEWETFSAGAEAVAEHGTTLPPALLESITRNKIALKGPIATPVGKGFTSVNVGLRKALDLYANLRPVSNLPSVPSRFQGVDLIIVRENTEDLYAGLEHTVVPGVVESIKIITEVASTRIAEFAFEQARRRGRKRVTAIHKANIMKLSDGLFLDCARQVAARYPEIEFDDRIVDAACMHLVMHPERLDVLLLPNLYGDIVSDLCAGLVGGLGVVPAANLGLNGVGVFEAVHGSAPDIAGKDIANPTALLLSAVLMLQHLQLDAKADAIVNALKKVLASGHVTPDLGGTATTTSFADAIAHALSSK, encoded by the coding sequence ATGAGGATCACGCTGATTCCCGGAGACGGGATCGGCCCCGAAGTCACCCGCGCCGTCGTCAAGGTGCTGGCGGCCGCCGGCTTTTCGCCGGAGTGGGAAACGTTCTCGGCCGGCGCCGAGGCGGTCGCCGAACACGGCACGACGCTGCCGCCGGCGCTGCTCGAGTCGATCACGCGCAACAAGATCGCGCTCAAGGGGCCCATTGCGACGCCAGTCGGCAAGGGCTTCACCAGCGTCAACGTCGGCCTGCGCAAGGCGCTCGACCTCTACGCCAACCTGCGCCCGGTCTCGAACCTGCCATCGGTGCCGTCGCGCTTCCAGGGCGTGGACCTCATCATCGTCCGCGAGAACACCGAAGACCTGTACGCCGGGCTCGAGCACACGGTGGTGCCGGGCGTGGTGGAGAGCATCAAGATCATCACGGAAGTGGCCTCGACCCGGATCGCGGAGTTCGCGTTCGAGCAGGCCCGCCGGCGTGGCCGCAAGCGGGTGACCGCGATCCACAAGGCCAACATCATGAAACTCAGTGATGGCCTGTTCCTCGACTGCGCCCGCCAGGTCGCCGCGCGCTACCCCGAGATCGAGTTCGACGACCGCATTGTCGATGCGGCGTGCATGCACCTGGTGATGCATCCCGAACGCCTCGACGTGCTGCTGCTGCCCAACTTGTACGGCGACATCGTGTCGGATCTGTGCGCCGGGCTGGTCGGCGGGCTGGGCGTGGTGCCCGCCGCAAACCTGGGGCTGAACGGCGTCGGCGTCTTCGAGGCGGTCCACGGCAGCGCGCCCGACATTGCCGGCAAAGACATCGCCAACCCCACCGCGCTGCTGCTGTCGGCCGTGCTGATGTTGCAGCACCTGCAGCTGGACGCCAAGGCCGACGCCATCGTGAATGCCCTGAAAAAGGTGCTCGCCAGCGGCCACGTCACGCCCGATCTGGGCGGCACGGCAACC